In a genomic window of Polycladomyces abyssicola:
- a CDS encoding NAD-dependent epimerase/dehydratase family protein produces the protein MKVLVTGGAGFIGAALCARLLSQDETEAICAVDNLDAYYDPAIKRKRLEGLMTDPRFSWVRADIRDREAMQDVMKRQAWDAVVHLAAIPGVRPSLENPALYADVDVTGTVTVLQEAARVNVRRFVFASSSSVYGEQPFRPLKEEDIRETPESPYAAAKWAGEAFARTFQRLYGMAVTSLRFFTVYGPSQRPDMAIHRFATLLAAGEPLPVYQPDSCRDYTYIDDVVDGVIRSLTSPSEETYRVYNIGSGRPIRLMEMVETLGRTMGVVPKIRMLGAQTGDVSHTWADISRAKRELGYEPSVSFEEGIRRFVDWFRKEERV, from the coding sequence ATGAAGGTATTGGTGACGGGCGGTGCCGGTTTTATCGGTGCCGCGTTATGTGCCCGGCTGTTATCCCAAGATGAAACGGAAGCGATTTGCGCGGTGGACAATCTGGACGCGTACTACGATCCGGCCATCAAACGCAAACGGTTGGAGGGACTGATGACTGATCCGCGTTTTTCCTGGGTACGCGCCGACATTCGGGATCGGGAAGCGATGCAGGACGTCATGAAACGTCAGGCATGGGATGCTGTCGTTCATTTGGCGGCGATCCCCGGTGTCCGCCCGTCATTGGAGAACCCGGCCCTTTATGCCGATGTGGACGTGACGGGGACGGTCACCGTTCTGCAGGAGGCGGCTCGAGTCAACGTTCGACGGTTTGTTTTTGCCTCCTCTTCTTCCGTGTACGGAGAGCAACCGTTTCGTCCTTTGAAAGAAGAAGACATACGCGAAACACCCGAATCCCCTTATGCAGCTGCCAAATGGGCCGGCGAAGCGTTTGCCCGCACCTTTCAGCGGCTGTACGGGATGGCCGTGACCTCGCTCCGCTTTTTTACCGTCTACGGTCCGTCCCAACGGCCCGACATGGCGATTCACCGATTTGCCACATTGCTGGCTGCGGGAGAACCCTTGCCGGTGTATCAGCCGGACTCGTGCCGGGATTACACGTACATCGACGATGTGGTGGACGGGGTGATCCGGTCGCTTACATCCCCGTCAGAGGAAACATACCGGGTGTACAATATCGGCTCGGGCCGCCCGATCCGGTTGATGGAGATGGTGGAAACGCTGGGACGTACGATGGGCGTAGTGCCAAAAATTCGCATGTTGGGCGCGCAGACCGGGGACGTCTCCCATACATGGGCGGATATTTCCCGGGCAAAACGGGAGTTGGGGTATGAGCCGTCCGTTTCGTTTGAGGAGGGAATCCGCCGTTTCGTCGACTGGTTCCGAAAGGAGGAACGCGTGTGA